From one Sphingomonas xanthus genomic stretch:
- a CDS encoding YkvA family protein has protein sequence MNWRSRVRALKAEVLALWIAARDPRTPLPAKLIAGAVAAYALSPIDLIPDFIPVLGLLDDLLIVPAGIWLAVRLIPPPLLVEFRARGAELAERPVSRTAAAAIIAIWTGLLVLLGWLWLG, from the coding sequence ATGAATTGGCGCAGCCGGGTACGAGCGCTGAAGGCCGAAGTGCTGGCGCTGTGGATCGCGGCGCGTGATCCGCGCACTCCCCTGCCCGCGAAGCTTATTGCCGGTGCGGTCGCTGCCTATGCCCTCAGTCCGATCGACCTGATTCCCGATTTTATTCCAGTCCTGGGGCTCCTCGACGACCTGCTGATCGTGCCGGCCGGGATCTGGCTCGCCGTCCGGCTGATCCCCCCACCGCTGCTCGTCGAATTTCGCGCAAGGGGCGCCGAACTGGCCGAGCGGCCGGTGAGCCGTACCGCGGCCGCAGCGATCATCGCCATCTGGACCGGCCTGCTTGTGCTGCTCGGCTGGTTATGGCTGGGCTGA
- a CDS encoding 3-methyl-2-oxobutanoate dehydrogenase (2-methylpropanoyl-transferring) subunit alpha, with protein sequence MADKSHPRPNRPALALHVPEPPFRPGDTPDFSSIKVPAAGEAPRPDIAADAEATFPLCTHLVRVLDEQGRAVGPWDPKLDADTLRKMLKDMKTVRVFDDRMYRAQRQGKTSFYMKCTGEEAIAIAAATAMDPEDMHFPTYRQQGLLVARGYPLETMMCQIYSNRGDPLQGRQLPIMYSDKKHGFFSISGNLGTQYPQAVGWAMASAIKGDSRIAMGWIGDGATAEGDFHSAMTFAAVYQAPVILAVVNNQWAISSFSGIAGAEQATFASRAVGYGIAGLRVDGNDALAVYAAVQWASERARTNNGPTMIEFFTYRAEGHSTSDDPTGYRAKGEAEEWPLGDPIARLKAHLVTLGEWDEERDAALDKEIDTTVRAAQKDAEKLGILPQQGFDDIPSMFEDVYSETPWHLAEQRDQALAEAREFLGRDPA encoded by the coding sequence ATGGCTGATAAATCCCACCCCCGCCCCAACCGGCCGGCGCTGGCGCTGCACGTGCCCGAGCCGCCGTTCCGGCCCGGCGACACGCCCGACTTCTCTTCGATCAAGGTTCCGGCCGCAGGCGAGGCTCCGCGCCCTGACATCGCGGCGGATGCGGAAGCGACCTTCCCGCTTTGCACCCACCTTGTCCGGGTGCTCGACGAGCAGGGCAGGGCCGTCGGTCCCTGGGATCCGAAGCTCGACGCCGACACGCTGCGCAAGATGCTGAAGGACATGAAGACGGTCCGTGTCTTCGACGACCGCATGTATCGTGCCCAGCGCCAGGGCAAGACCAGCTTCTACATGAAGTGCACCGGCGAAGAGGCGATTGCTATTGCTGCAGCCACGGCCATGGACCCGGAAGACATGCACTTCCCCACCTATCGCCAGCAGGGCCTGCTCGTCGCGCGCGGCTATCCGCTGGAAACAATGATGTGCCAGATTTATTCGAATCGGGGCGACCCGCTGCAAGGCCGACAGCTGCCGATCATGTATTCGGACAAGAAGCATGGCTTCTTCTCGATCTCGGGCAATCTTGGCACGCAATATCCGCAAGCGGTCGGCTGGGCGATGGCATCGGCGATCAAGGGCGACAGCCGGATCGCGATGGGCTGGATCGGCGACGGCGCTACAGCAGAAGGCGATTTCCATTCGGCGATGACCTTTGCCGCGGTCTACCAGGCGCCGGTGATCCTGGCGGTGGTCAACAACCAGTGGGCGATTTCCTCGTTCAGCGGCATTGCCGGCGCGGAGCAGGCCACCTTCGCCAGTCGCGCGGTCGGCTATGGCATCGCCGGACTTCGCGTTGACGGAAATGACGCGCTTGCGGTCTATGCAGCCGTCCAGTGGGCAAGCGAGCGGGCTCGGACCAACAATGGCCCGACGATGATCGAATTCTTCACCTACCGCGCCGAGGGCCATTCGACCTCCGACGATCCGACCGGCTATCGCGCGAAGGGCGAAGCCGAGGAGTGGCCTCTTGGCGATCCGATCGCCCGGCTGAAAGCGCACCTCGTGACGCTCGGCGAATGGGACGAGGAGCGTGACGCCGCGCTCGACAAGGAAATCGATACGACGGTCCGTGCCGCGCAGAAGGACGCGGAAAAGCTCGGCATCTTGCCGCAACAGGGCTTCGACGACATCCCGTCGATGTTCGAGGACGTCTATTCCGAAACCCCCTGGCACCTCGCCGAACAGCGCGACCAGGCGCTGGCCGAGGCCCGCGAATTTCTGGGACGCGACCCCGCATGA
- a CDS encoding beta-propeller domain-containing protein, which produces MTDRRIGSQGRIAALALTLGAAGAGMALLHDRPASAQQPGTADPLRAGGQLASFRSDAEFLAFLAKRRAALARQQADNPPPPPPPASPPSMAAPAPVAAQESAKADSIVTTGSRTSDKITNTQEADVDEGGIVKKRGDLLIILRRGRLFTVSVAGGRMRPIDFANASPPGISGGGDWYDEMLVSGDRVIVIGYSYARGGTEVNRFRLSPDGRLRFEDAYHLRSNDYYSSRNYASRLIGNRLVYYTPLYLGWDGTSPFGSFPAVSRWQGGKPDFRRIAGARDVYVVSSMRDDAAVPLDTLHSVIDCDLTAPVMNCNATAVLGPASRTFYVSSTAVYLWVSDARHRNSARRGVANSWLYRLPLSRMERPSAIGAWGQPTDQFSFREDRRSGLIDVLVRNDGGGDAMWNSENGAAGARSGGVALLSVPVRWMGDGGRTVPLSRYRELPAVGADSWNFQNRFVGNHILYGGHGYRRGQTSMLVAAGLRGGPVAEIPLPHAVERLDQLGEDGAVIGNDPRGGLNFTAIDLRTPLARRGHSFTFPNAQQGENRSQAFFYRADTPDGATGLLGLPITTQLQSQYARFLGSGSSILFLRRQARQFAMAGRLDADPYRAVDDACLASCVDWYGNARPIFIGNRVFALMGYELVEGRLTNGSIHEVGRANFAPPARVPLQQR; this is translated from the coding sequence ATGACGGATCGGCGTATCGGATCTCAAGGTCGAATTGCGGCGCTCGCCCTGACGCTCGGCGCGGCTGGCGCGGGGATGGCGCTGCTCCATGACCGCCCGGCATCGGCGCAGCAGCCCGGAACCGCTGATCCGCTCCGCGCCGGCGGCCAGCTCGCCTCCTTCCGATCCGATGCCGAATTTCTTGCCTTTCTTGCAAAACGGCGTGCGGCGCTTGCTCGGCAGCAGGCAGACAATCCTCCTCCGCCCCCGCCGCCTGCTTCTCCGCCGTCGATGGCCGCGCCCGCGCCCGTCGCCGCGCAGGAATCGGCCAAGGCCGACAGCATCGTGACCACCGGATCCCGGACCAGCGACAAGATCACCAATACGCAGGAAGCGGATGTCGACGAGGGAGGAATCGTCAAGAAGCGCGGCGACCTCCTCATCATCCTGCGCCGGGGACGGCTGTTCACCGTGTCGGTAGCGGGCGGGCGGATGCGCCCGATCGATTTCGCCAATGCATCTCCGCCGGGAATCAGTGGCGGCGGCGACTGGTATGATGAAATGCTGGTCAGCGGCGATCGCGTGATCGTGATCGGCTATAGCTATGCGCGCGGTGGCACAGAGGTGAACCGTTTCCGCCTTTCCCCCGACGGACGCCTGCGGTTCGAGGATGCCTATCACTTGCGCTCGAACGACTACTATTCGTCGCGCAACTACGCTTCGCGCCTGATCGGCAACCGGCTGGTCTATTACACCCCGCTTTATCTCGGCTGGGACGGCACCAGTCCGTTTGGCAGCTTCCCGGCGGTAAGCCGCTGGCAGGGTGGCAAGCCTGACTTTCGCCGCATCGCCGGTGCGCGCGATGTCTACGTCGTGTCGTCGATGCGCGACGATGCTGCGGTCCCGCTCGATACGCTGCACAGCGTTATCGACTGTGACCTCACGGCTCCAGTGATGAATTGCAACGCCACCGCGGTTCTCGGCCCCGCCAGCCGCACTTTCTATGTCAGTTCGACCGCCGTCTACTTGTGGGTCAGCGATGCGCGGCACCGGAACTCGGCGCGACGCGGAGTCGCGAACAGCTGGCTTTACCGCCTGCCCCTCAGCCGGATGGAACGTCCATCCGCGATTGGCGCCTGGGGGCAGCCGACCGACCAGTTCAGTTTCCGTGAAGACCGGCGGAGCGGGCTGATCGACGTACTGGTTCGTAACGACGGCGGCGGCGATGCGATGTGGAACTCGGAAAATGGCGCGGCCGGAGCGCGCTCCGGCGGGGTCGCACTGTTGTCGGTGCCGGTACGCTGGATGGGTGATGGTGGCCGCACGGTGCCGCTGTCGCGCTATCGCGAACTCCCGGCGGTCGGCGCGGACTCCTGGAATTTCCAGAACCGCTTCGTCGGCAATCATATCCTCTATGGCGGTCATGGCTATCGCCGCGGCCAGACATCGATGCTGGTTGCCGCGGGCCTGCGCGGCGGGCCGGTTGCCGAAATCCCACTGCCGCACGCGGTCGAACGGCTCGACCAGCTTGGCGAAGACGGCGCCGTGATCGGCAACGACCCGCGCGGCGGCCTTAACTTCACCGCGATCGACCTGCGCACGCCTTTGGCGCGGCGCGGCCACAGTTTCACCTTCCCCAATGCCCAGCAGGGGGAGAATCGCAGCCAGGCCTTTTTCTATCGTGCCGATACGCCCGATGGCGCGACCGGGCTGCTGGGACTGCCGATCACCACCCAGTTGCAATCGCAATATGCCCGCTTCCTCGGGTCGGGCTCGTCGATCCTGTTCCTTCGCCGGCAGGCCCGCCAGTTCGCGATGGCCGGCCGGCTCGATGCGGACCCCTATCGCGCGGTCGACGACGCTTGCCTTGCAAGTTGCGTCGACTGGTACGGCAACGCGCGCCCGATCTTCATCGGCAACCGTGTGTTCGCGCTGATGGGCTATGAATTGGTCGAAGGGCGACTGACCAACGGGTCTATCCACGAGGTCGGGCGCGCCAATTTCGCGCCGCCTGCCAGAGTGCCGCTGCAGCAGCGCTAG
- a CDS encoding FMN-dependent NADH-azoreductase: MMTILQIDSSITGDNSVSRVLTRSIVEQLRAASPGANIVARDLVDEPLDHLTLAAFADTAVLDEFLDADTIVVGAPMYNFAVPSQLKAWIDRIAVAGKTFHYTDEGPVGLAGDKRVIVAVSRGGYYDADNSFEHVEAYLKPMFNFLGIEPEFVHADGIAVGPVQREAGIASGLAEVERLAA, encoded by the coding sequence ATGATGACCATCCTGCAAATCGACAGCAGCATCACCGGCGACAATAGCGTCAGCCGGGTGCTTACCCGCTCGATCGTCGAGCAACTCCGCGCCGCCAGCCCGGGAGCGAACATCGTCGCTCGCGACCTGGTCGATGAGCCGCTCGATCACCTGACGCTTGCGGCCTTCGCCGACACCGCCGTGCTCGACGAATTCCTAGATGCGGATACCATTGTCGTCGGCGCGCCAATGTATAATTTTGCGGTTCCATCGCAGCTCAAGGCATGGATTGACCGCATCGCGGTGGCCGGCAAGACCTTCCACTACACGGACGAGGGCCCCGTGGGCCTGGCCGGCGACAAGCGGGTGATCGTCGCCGTGTCGCGCGGCGGCTATTACGATGCCGACAACAGCTTCGAACATGTCGAAGCCTATCTCAAGCCGATGTTCAACTTTCTGGGGATCGAGCCGGAGTTCGTCCACGCCGACGGCATTGCGGTCGGGCCGGTGCAGCGCGAGGCGGGAATCGCCAGCGGCCTGGCCGAAGTGGAAAGGCTGGCAGCATGA
- a CDS encoding DoxX family protein produces the protein MNREVGISSLGSRLDRFEPLMLGIVRIMSGLLFLAHGTQKFLGFPGGDWAGSGWAFDNPGAYAGLIELVTGALIALGLFTRPAAFLASGTMAAAYFIGHAPQGFWPVNNMGDAAILYCFIFLYLTFAGPGRFALRRD, from the coding sequence ATGAACCGCGAAGTCGGCATAAGCAGCCTGGGCAGCAGGCTTGATCGATTCGAACCGCTGATGCTCGGCATTGTCCGGATCATGAGCGGGCTGCTGTTCCTGGCGCATGGCACCCAGAAATTCCTCGGCTTTCCGGGCGGCGATTGGGCCGGATCGGGCTGGGCCTTCGACAATCCCGGCGCCTATGCCGGGCTGATCGAGCTAGTCACCGGCGCGCTGATTGCACTCGGCCTGTTCACCCGGCCGGCCGCCTTTCTGGCGTCGGGGACCATGGCCGCCGCCTATTTCATCGGTCATGCGCCGCAGGGCTTCTGGCCGGTGAACAATATGGGCGACGCCGCAATCCTTTACTGCTTCATCTTCCTCTACCTGACCTTTGCCGGTCCAGGTCGGTTCGCCCTTCGGCGAGACTAG
- a CDS encoding dihydrolipoamide acetyltransferase family protein, with translation MSVYQFKLPDIGEGIAEAEIVAWHVQVGDRVEEDQQLADMMTDKATVEMESPVAGVVKSLAGEVGDQIAIGSVLVEIETDGADPAPAPSESRKEQPLADGAEDPTPAQEEKIPVTATGDATEPARDPAPQSKAEPAPAPSTPATQGKVLASPAVRQRARDLGIDLGEVRTSGDRVRHADLDAYLLYHGGSASGRSAAPRADETIKVVGLRRKIAENMQEAKRRIPHFALVEQFDVTALEEARAMMNRDRGSNPKLTLLPFLITAMTKAMADWPMINATYDDDANVVTRHGAVHMGVATQTDGGLMVPVIRNAQQLSVWQLAREIVRLSEAARSGKASREELSGPTFTISSLGPMGGIASTPVIAPPQVATIAVNKLQEIPVIVDGELEARKVMNLSLSCDHRVVDGWDAASFLQALKGLLENPLRLLSH, from the coding sequence ATGAGCGTCTACCAGTTCAAGCTTCCCGACATCGGTGAAGGCATTGCCGAGGCAGAAATCGTCGCATGGCATGTCCAGGTCGGCGACCGGGTCGAAGAGGACCAGCAGCTGGCCGACATGATGACCGACAAGGCGACGGTCGAGATGGAAAGTCCGGTGGCCGGCGTGGTCAAGTCGCTGGCCGGCGAGGTCGGCGACCAGATCGCGATCGGTTCGGTGCTGGTTGAGATCGAGACCGACGGCGCCGATCCCGCCCCCGCCCCGTCGGAGAGCCGCAAGGAGCAGCCGCTGGCCGACGGCGCGGAAGATCCCACCCCGGCGCAGGAAGAAAAGATCCCGGTCACGGCGACCGGGGACGCGACTGAACCGGCCAGGGATCCTGCTCCGCAATCCAAGGCCGAACCTGCCCCGGCGCCGTCCACGCCGGCAACGCAGGGCAAGGTGCTGGCTTCCCCCGCCGTCCGGCAACGGGCGCGCGATCTAGGGATCGACCTTGGCGAAGTGCGGACCAGCGGCGATCGCGTGCGCCATGCCGATCTCGACGCCTACCTTCTCTATCATGGCGGGAGCGCGTCGGGCCGTAGCGCGGCGCCACGCGCCGACGAGACGATCAAGGTTGTCGGACTGCGCCGCAAGATTGCCGAGAATATGCAGGAAGCCAAGCGCCGAATCCCGCACTTCGCGCTGGTCGAACAATTTGATGTCACCGCGCTCGAGGAAGCGCGCGCGATGATGAACCGTGACCGCGGTTCGAACCCGAAGCTGACCCTTCTGCCTTTCCTCATCACGGCGATGACGAAAGCCATGGCAGACTGGCCGATGATCAACGCCACCTATGACGATGACGCCAATGTCGTCACGCGCCACGGCGCGGTGCACATGGGCGTTGCGACCCAAACCGACGGAGGCCTGATGGTCCCCGTTATCCGCAATGCGCAGCAGCTCAGCGTCTGGCAGCTTGCCCGGGAGATTGTCCGACTGAGCGAAGCCGCGCGGTCCGGCAAGGCGAGCCGCGAGGAACTGAGCGGACCGACCTTTACCATTTCCTCGCTCGGTCCAATGGGCGGGATCGCCTCGACTCCGGTGATCGCTCCGCCGCAGGTGGCAACCATCGCCGTCAACAAGCTCCAGGAAATCCCGGTTATCGTCGACGGCGAACTGGAGGCGCGCAAGGTGATGAACCTGTCGCTGTCGTGCGACCATCGTGTCGTCGACGGCTGGGACGCGGCAAGCTTCCTGCAGGCGCTGAAGGGGCTCCTCGAGAACCCCCTCAGGCTGCTGTCTCACTAG
- a CDS encoding alpha-ketoacid dehydrogenase subunit beta gives MTTRNMIEAINDAHRVMMERDDSIVVFGEDVGYFGGVFRATGGLQQQFGKTRCFDAPISEGGIVGTAVGMAAYGLKPVIEIQFADYIYPGYDQIVSEVARIRYRTAGEWTMPMVIRSPYGGGIFGGQTHSQSPEALFTHCAGLKVVIPSNPHDAKGLLIAAIEDPDPVMFFEPKRIYNGPFDGHHDRPVRPWSKHALSDVPDGHYSVSLGKAQVVRKGEALTVLAYGTMVHVALAAVEDNGVDAEVIDLRTLLPLDMETIEESVKKTGRCLVVQEATKTSGFASELATLVQERCFYHLEAPVERVTGWDTPYPHAYEWVYFPGPVRLKNALKKVLAA, from the coding sequence ATGACCACCCGTAACATGATCGAAGCGATCAACGACGCCCACCGCGTGATGATGGAGCGGGACGATAGCATCGTGGTGTTCGGCGAGGACGTTGGCTATTTCGGCGGCGTTTTCCGCGCCACCGGGGGCCTTCAGCAGCAATTCGGCAAGACCCGCTGTTTCGACGCCCCGATCAGCGAGGGCGGCATCGTCGGAACCGCCGTGGGCATGGCGGCCTATGGCCTGAAACCCGTAATCGAAATCCAGTTCGCGGACTATATCTATCCCGGCTACGACCAGATCGTCAGCGAGGTCGCCCGGATCCGCTATCGCACCGCGGGCGAGTGGACCATGCCGATGGTTATCCGCTCACCCTATGGCGGTGGCATATTCGGTGGCCAGACGCACAGCCAATCGCCCGAAGCGCTGTTCACCCATTGCGCCGGCCTCAAGGTCGTCATCCCGTCGAATCCGCATGACGCCAAGGGCCTGCTGATCGCGGCGATCGAAGACCCAGACCCGGTAATGTTCTTCGAGCCCAAGCGGATCTATAACGGGCCGTTCGATGGGCATCACGACCGGCCAGTCAGGCCTTGGTCAAAGCATGCGCTAAGCGACGTGCCCGACGGCCATTATTCGGTTTCGCTGGGCAAGGCCCAGGTCGTCCGCAAGGGCGAGGCACTGACAGTGCTGGCCTATGGCACGATGGTCCATGTCGCGTTGGCTGCGGTCGAGGACAATGGCGTCGACGCCGAGGTGATTGACCTGCGCACCCTCCTTCCCCTCGACATGGAAACGATCGAGGAAAGCGTGAAAAAGACCGGTCGTTGCCTGGTCGTCCAGGAAGCGACCAAGACGAGCGGCTTCGCGTCCGAACTGGCGACGCTGGTGCAGGAGCGCTGCTTCTACCATCTCGAAGCGCCCGTCGAGCGTGTCACCGGATGGGACACGCCTTACCCCCACGCCTATGAATGGGTCTATTTCCCCGGCCCCGTTCGCCTGAAAAACGCCCTCAAGAAGGTCCTCGCAGCATGA
- a CDS encoding winged helix-turn-helix transcriptional regulator, translating into MATAQERKNLFLSHTNVTEPHEVGSTCRRVTPVLNRVGDKWSMQIVMQLAHGPRRFSELKRALDGVSQRMLTLSLRALERDGLISRAVTPTIPPRVDYELTELGLSLREPVKALGDWANAHIDCIRAAQQQYDAIQDSK; encoded by the coding sequence ATGGCAACCGCACAAGAACGCAAAAATTTGTTCCTCAGTCACACCAATGTGACCGAACCCCATGAAGTCGGTTCCACCTGCCGCCGGGTTACTCCGGTGCTGAACCGGGTGGGCGACAAGTGGAGCATGCAGATCGTCATGCAGCTGGCCCATGGGCCGCGCCGCTTTTCGGAATTGAAACGCGCGCTCGATGGCGTGTCGCAGCGCATGCTGACGCTGTCGCTTCGTGCGCTCGAGCGCGACGGACTGATTAGCCGCGCGGTCACGCCGACTATTCCGCCGCGAGTAGATTATGAACTGACCGAGCTGGGTTTGTCGCTGCGCGAGCCGGTGAAGGCGCTGGGCGACTGGGCCAATGCCCATATCGACTGTATCCGTGCCGCCCAGCAACAATATGACGCGATCCAGGACAGTAAATGA
- a CDS encoding transketolase, which yields MLKPASPDIAALKSLDDRLRFLSAWTIHHANHVRDSADGLKVGGHQASCASMTAIMAALYFHALGPNDRVAVKPHAGPVLHAIHYLLGSQTLDQLQNFRGFGGMQSYPSRTKDRIPVDFSTGSVGLGVAITAFGSLVQDYLTAHGLMAEEDRGRFVALIGDAELDEGNIYECLIEAHKHDIRNCWWIVDYNRQSLDATSQDRMFERFDEIFRSCGWRTVELRHGKKLKGALAEHPALADWLDALPNADHSALLYQGGKAWRARIEADLGKKAAAFLKAHDDDSLAGLMSDLGGHCMDSLVEAFDAARDDVPTLFVAWTVKGFGLPFAGHKDNHAGLMNPTQAHALRDAMGVTPGEEWEPLAGLGGNARSAVEAVLDRTRITRTKRDRSFGQLSVPAIPAPQGEEQSTQAAFGRILLDLAKSGHPLADRIVTTSPDVTVSTNLGGFVNQRGLFKRRDMADVFAAAKIPSAQKWSGTNKGQHIELGIAESNLFLMLAALGMSGDLFGERLVPIGTLYDPFIARGLDSLNYGCYQDARFLLVATPSGLTLGPEGGAHQSINPPLIALGQPGLRHYEPAFADELAAMMELAFRLIDDPAGESTYLRLSTRSLIQTGRTDDMWKDGALKGGYWLKEPGTGAEAAIVAMGALMPEALAAWEELRGDIPGLGLLSVTSPNLLHRDWTAAQAARWSGRRRPSHVEQLLSRIRPGAGLVTLCDAAPASLSWLGGVRGNRVAPLGVDRFGQTGSLPELYAAYRLDGAAITEGIAELLLPQTAS from the coding sequence ATGCTAAAGCCTGCTTCCCCCGACATCGCTGCCCTGAAATCGCTCGACGATCGGCTGCGCTTCCTGTCGGCCTGGACCATCCACCATGCCAACCATGTTCGCGACAGCGCCGACGGGCTGAAGGTCGGGGGGCACCAGGCAAGCTGCGCGTCGATGACCGCGATCATGGCCGCGCTCTATTTCCATGCTCTGGGCCCCAACGACCGGGTCGCGGTAAAACCCCATGCCGGCCCAGTACTGCACGCAATCCATTACCTGCTGGGTTCGCAGACGCTCGATCAGCTGCAGAATTTTCGCGGCTTCGGCGGCATGCAAAGCTATCCCAGCCGAACCAAGGACCGGATCCCGGTAGATTTCTCCACTGGCTCGGTCGGACTGGGCGTCGCAATAACCGCATTCGGCTCGCTGGTGCAGGATTATCTCACCGCCCATGGGCTGATGGCGGAGGAAGACCGCGGCCGGTTCGTAGCGCTGATCGGCGATGCCGAACTCGACGAAGGCAATATCTACGAATGCCTGATTGAAGCGCACAAGCATGACATCCGCAATTGCTGGTGGATCGTCGATTATAACCGGCAGAGCCTCGACGCGACTTCGCAGGACCGGATGTTCGAACGGTTCGACGAGATTTTCCGCAGCTGCGGCTGGCGCACGGTCGAACTCCGCCACGGCAAGAAGTTGAAAGGGGCGCTGGCCGAACATCCGGCCCTTGCCGACTGGCTGGACGCGCTGCCCAACGCGGACCATTCGGCACTGCTCTACCAGGGCGGCAAGGCGTGGCGCGCGCGGATCGAGGCCGACCTCGGCAAAAAAGCGGCAGCGTTCCTCAAGGCCCATGACGATGATTCGCTTGCGGGGTTGATGAGCGACCTTGGCGGTCATTGCATGGATAGCCTCGTCGAAGCCTTCGACGCTGCGAGGGACGATGTGCCGACCCTGTTCGTCGCCTGGACGGTAAAAGGCTTCGGTCTGCCTTTCGCGGGACACAAGGACAATCACGCCGGGCTGATGAACCCGACCCAGGCCCATGCGCTGCGCGACGCGATGGGCGTGACGCCGGGCGAGGAATGGGAACCGCTCGCCGGACTTGGCGGCAATGCCCGCTCTGCCGTCGAGGCCGTTCTCGACCGCACTCGCATTACGAGGACCAAGCGCGACCGCAGCTTTGGCCAGCTCAGCGTCCCCGCAATCCCCGCTCCCCAAGGTGAGGAACAGTCGACCCAGGCGGCGTTCGGGCGAATTCTCCTCGACCTTGCAAAGTCGGGCCACCCGCTCGCCGACCGTATCGTCACCACCTCCCCCGACGTCACGGTTTCGACCAACCTCGGCGGTTTCGTGAACCAGCGCGGCCTGTTCAAGCGCCGCGACATGGCTGACGTTTTCGCAGCCGCAAAGATTCCTTCCGCGCAAAAATGGTCGGGGACAAACAAGGGCCAGCATATTGAATTGGGGATCGCCGAATCAAACCTCTTCCTGATGCTGGCCGCGCTCGGCATGTCGGGCGATCTGTTCGGCGAAAGGCTGGTTCCGATCGGGACGCTTTACGATCCGTTCATTGCCCGCGGCCTCGATAGCCTCAATTATGGCTGTTATCAGGACGCCCGCTTCCTTCTGGTGGCCACCCCCTCGGGCCTGACGCTGGGCCCCGAAGGCGGCGCACACCAGTCGATCAACCCGCCCTTGATCGCGCTCGGCCAGCCGGGCCTGCGTCACTATGAGCCCGCCTTCGCGGACGAACTGGCGGCGATGATGGAATTGGCCTTCCGCCTGATCGATGATCCGGCCGGCGAATCCACCTATTTGCGCCTGTCCACCCGTTCGCTGATCCAGACCGGCCGGACCGACGACATGTGGAAGGATGGCGCTCTGAAGGGCGGCTATTGGCTCAAGGAGCCGGGCACCGGTGCCGAGGCGGCGATCGTCGCCATGGGCGCTCTGATGCCCGAGGCGCTGGCGGCGTGGGAGGAACTGCGCGGCGATATCCCTGGCCTAGGCCTCCTCAGCGTCACCTCCCCCAACCTGCTGCACCGTGACTGGACAGCTGCGCAGGCGGCGCGCTGGTCTGGCCGCCGGAGACCGAGCCATGTCGAACAGCTGCTGTCCCGCATCAGGCCCGGCGCCGGCCTCGTCACCCTGTGTGATGCCGCCCCCGCTTCCTTGAGCTGGCTTGGCGGCGTACGCGGTAATCGCGTCGCCCCGCTGGGTGTCGACCGGTTCGGCCAGACCGGCAGCCTGCCCGAACTATATGCCGCCTACCGCCTTGACGGCGCCGCGATCACCGAGGGAATCGCCGAACTTCTGCTGCCGCAAACCGCTTCTTAA